In a single window of the Rhopalosiphum padi isolate XX-2018 chromosome 1, ASM2088224v1, whole genome shotgun sequence genome:
- the LOC132918009 gene encoding acylphosphatase-2: MALQELGHSFVSVEFEVFGKVQGVYFTKYCRDRSTELDIVGWVKNSKRGTIMGKMQGPKSNVEVMIAWLSNEGSPGSKIERCDLMNFEYLARKEFNGFSIRF, encoded by the exons ATGGCACTTCAAGAGTTAGGTCATTCATTCGTCTCGGTCGAGTTTGAAGTATTTGGAAAAGTACAAG gtGTTTACTTCACCAAATATTGCAGAGACCGAAGCACAGAACTCGATATTGTCGGGTGGGTAAAGAACAGTAAAAGAGGCACTATAATGGGTAAAATGCAAGGACCAAAATCAAATGTTGAAGTAAT GATCGCATGGTTGTCTAATGAAGGAAGTCCTGGCAGTAAAATTGAGCGATGTGATCTGATGAACTTCGAATACTTGGCAAGGAAAGAGTTCAATGGATTTAGCATAAGATTTTAA